From the genome of Glycine max cultivar Williams 82 chromosome 2, Glycine_max_v4.0, whole genome shotgun sequence, one region includes:
- the LOC100795454 gene encoding GTPase ERA-like, chloroplastic isoform X1 has protein sequence MEKLASSTATVILVPTQHSLFFFPVPAFSTFHRNRTEPLSPLCCKSRHRRLEAFSNKQDQFWVSEEELELELEEGEDSYLDGDDHGDDSSFLSLSDKPDRNMALLDDYEGEELDFEFGPDHRSGYVTLLGKPNVGKSTLANQMLGQKLSIVTDKPQTTRHRILCICSGEDYQMILYDKPGVLQKEMHKLDSMMMKNVRSAAVNADCVLVLVDARKAPEKIDGLLEEGIGDLKDKPPTLLILNKKDLVKPGELAKKLEWYEKLTDVDEVIPVSAKYGQGVEDVKDWILSKLPNGPAYYPKDIVSEHPERFFVAEIVREKIFMQYRNEIPYACQVNVVNYKARPNAKEYIQVEILVEKNSQKIILIGREGKALKLLATAARLDVEDFLQKKVYLEIEVKVRANWRQDEGLLNHYGYGGQIRVI, from the exons ATGGAGAAGCTCGCTTCTTCAACTGCAACTGTTATTCTTGTTCCCACTCAAcactctctcttcttcttccccgTTCCCGCCTTCTCCACCTTCCACCGGAACCGCACCGAACCGCTCTCACCCCTCTGTTGCAAAAGCAGACACCGTCGCCTAGAAGCGTTCTCCAACAAACAGGACCAGTTCTGGGTCAGCGAAGAGGAATTGGAGCTTGAattggaagaaggagaagattcGTATTTGGACGGTGATGATCACGGAGACGACTCATCGTTCTTATCTCTCAGTGACAAGCCCGACAGGAACATGGCCCTGCTCGATGATTACGAGGGCGAGGAGCTCGACTTTGAATTCGGTCCCGACCACCGAAGCG GGTATGTAACGTTACTTGGGAAGCCAAACGTTGGGAAGAGTACACTGGCAAACCAAATGCTTGGCCAAAAGTTGTCAATAGTTACAGATAAACCTCAAACAACAAGGCATCGGATTCTGTGTATATGTTCTGGCGAGGATTATCAG ATGATACTTTATGACAAACCTGGTGTACTACAGAAGGAAATGCATAAGTTAGACTCAATGATGATGAAAAATGTTCGCAGTGCGGCAGTTAATGCTGACTGTGTATTGGTTCTTGTTGATGCTCGTAAAGCTCCTGAAAAA ATTGATGGACTGTTGGAAGAAGGCATAGGAgacctcaaagataaacctcccaCTCTACTGATTCTAAACAAGAAGGACCTTGTTAAACCTGGTGAACTTGCAAAGAAACTTGAG TGGTATGAGAAATTAACTGATGTTGATGAGGTTATACCAGTAAGTGCCAAATATGGTCAGGGGGTTGAAGATGTAAAGGACTGGATACTGTCAAAGCTTCCCAATGGACCAGCTTATTATCCAAAG GATATTGTCAGTGAGCATCCAGAAAGATTTTTTGTAGCTGAAATTGTTAGAGAAAAGATTTTTATGCAGTATCGAAATGAAATTCCATATGCATGTCAG GTAAATGTTGTAAACTATAAAGCTCGGCCAAATGCAAAAGAATACATACAAGTAGAGATTTTGGTTGAGAAAAACTCACAGAAGATTATCCTTATTGGAAGA GAAGGAAAGGCTTTGAAACTGCTTGCAACAGCTGCCCGCCTTGACGTTGAAGACTTCTTACAGAAGAAAGTTTATCTTGAG ATTGAAGTGAAGGTTAGAGCAAATTGGCGACAAGATGAAGGGCTTCTTAATCACTATGGTTATGGGGGTCAGATACGTGTTATATAA
- the LOC100795454 gene encoding GTPase ERA-like, chloroplastic isoform X2 produces MTLGGYVTLLGKPNVGKSTLANQMLGQKLSIVTDKPQTTRHRILCICSGEDYQMILYDKPGVLQKEMHKLDSMMMKNVRSAAVNADCVLVLVDARKAPEKIDGLLEEGIGDLKDKPPTLLILNKKDLVKPGELAKKLEWYEKLTDVDEVIPVSAKYGQGVEDVKDWILSKLPNGPAYYPKDIVSEHPERFFVAEIVREKIFMQYRNEIPYACQVNVVNYKARPNAKEYIQVEILVEKNSQKIILIGREGKALKLLATAARLDVEDFLQKKVYLEIEVKVRANWRQDEGLLNHYGYGGQIRVI; encoded by the exons ATGACTTTGGGAG GGTATGTAACGTTACTTGGGAAGCCAAACGTTGGGAAGAGTACACTGGCAAACCAAATGCTTGGCCAAAAGTTGTCAATAGTTACAGATAAACCTCAAACAACAAGGCATCGGATTCTGTGTATATGTTCTGGCGAGGATTATCAG ATGATACTTTATGACAAACCTGGTGTACTACAGAAGGAAATGCATAAGTTAGACTCAATGATGATGAAAAATGTTCGCAGTGCGGCAGTTAATGCTGACTGTGTATTGGTTCTTGTTGATGCTCGTAAAGCTCCTGAAAAA ATTGATGGACTGTTGGAAGAAGGCATAGGAgacctcaaagataaacctcccaCTCTACTGATTCTAAACAAGAAGGACCTTGTTAAACCTGGTGAACTTGCAAAGAAACTTGAG TGGTATGAGAAATTAACTGATGTTGATGAGGTTATACCAGTAAGTGCCAAATATGGTCAGGGGGTTGAAGATGTAAAGGACTGGATACTGTCAAAGCTTCCCAATGGACCAGCTTATTATCCAAAG GATATTGTCAGTGAGCATCCAGAAAGATTTTTTGTAGCTGAAATTGTTAGAGAAAAGATTTTTATGCAGTATCGAAATGAAATTCCATATGCATGTCAG GTAAATGTTGTAAACTATAAAGCTCGGCCAAATGCAAAAGAATACATACAAGTAGAGATTTTGGTTGAGAAAAACTCACAGAAGATTATCCTTATTGGAAGA GAAGGAAAGGCTTTGAAACTGCTTGCAACAGCTGCCCGCCTTGACGTTGAAGACTTCTTACAGAAGAAAGTTTATCTTGAG ATTGAAGTGAAGGTTAGAGCAAATTGGCGACAAGATGAAGGGCTTCTTAATCACTATGGTTATGGGGGTCAGATACGTGTTATATAA
- the LOC100800577 gene encoding 1-(5-phosphoribosyl)-5-[(5-phosphoribosylamino)methylideneamino] imidazole-4-carboxamide isomerase, chloroplastic-like: MRNLAAPHSLGVFIFRPNKPPFLTLPSLSRRSLPSIQCGAVQFRPCIDIHKGKVKQIVGSTLQDLKGSDPVTNFESDKSAAEYATLYKQDGLTGGHVIMLGADPLSKAAALQALHAYPGGLQVGGGINSDNCLSYIEEGASHVIVTSYVFNNGQMDIGRLKDLVQIVGKERLVLDLSCRKKDGKYAIVTDRWQKFSDVFVDPDVMEFLANFADEFLVHGVDVEGKKLGIDEELVALLGKYSTIPVTYAGGVTEMADLERIRTAGMERVNVTVGSALDIFGGNLAYEDVVAWHAQQNASVV, translated from the exons ATGCGCAATCTGGCTGCACCTCATTCCTTGGGGGTTTTCATCTTTCGCCCCAATAAGCCTCCTTTTCTCACTCTCCCCTCACTCTCTCGAAGATCTCTCCCTTCCATCCAGTGCGGTGCAGTTCAATTCCGCCCCTGCATCGATATCCACAAAGGGAAAGTGAAGCAAATTGTAGGGTCCACCCTTCAAGACTTGAAAGGCTCCGATCCCGTCACCAATTTTGAGTCTGATAAGTCAGCCGCTGAATACGCCACGCTTTACAAGCAAGATGGACTCACTGGTGGTCACGTCATCATGCTTGGTGCGGATCCTTTGAGCAAAGCTGCTGCCCTTCAAGCATTGCACGCTTATCCCG GCGGTCTGCAAGTCGGAGGGGGAATAAATTCTGACAATTGTTTGAGTTACATTGAGGAAGGAGCAAGCCATGTCATTGTCACTTCT TATGTATTCAATAATGGACAAATGGATATTGGAAGGCTAAAAGATCTTGTTCAAATTGTTGGAAAAGAGAGACTTGTGTTGGATCTCAGTTGCAGAAAAAAG GATGGTAAATATGCAATTGTCACTGATAGATGGCAGAAGTTCAGTGATGTGTTTGTTGATCCTGATGTAATGGAATTTCTTGCCAACTTTGCTGATGAGTTTCTGGTTCATGGTGTTGATGTTGAAGGGAAGAa GTTGGGAATTGATGAAGAACTTGTGGCTTTGCTTGGCAAATATTCAACG ATTCCTGTTACTTATGCTGGTGGTGTGACTGAAATGGCTGATCTAGAGAGGATAAGAACGGCTGGAATGGAGCGTGTGAATGTTACTGTGGGCAGTGCCTTGGATATTTTTGGGGGAAACCTGGCTTACGAAGATGTTGTAGCTTGGCATGCCCAGCAAAATGCCTCTGTAGTTTAA
- the LOC100798468 gene encoding uncharacterized protein LOC100798468, whose translation MPTFTAIAFDRLIEPGASKPAYKSAPVPMPVPKKLERRSSEPKTVRKKPPPRPQLKPALYATPEVTPLLDAPSSFPPSPYIINHKRRGPRLLKSFSEANVQSKQENLDNEIPNGMSNDAVAASSDGDLQVNSTNTEPVKEEQVNGIHDTNLSSSGNNGGDLGEGHRESESSGILNGSSHLDKVVAFNLEREGESEDFFDPHDSMSLKSCTDAEDNTGADQAGKFSAAGGEFFDAWEELSSDGGTQNSHRDIEAELREIRLSLLMEIEKRKQVEESLNSMQSQWERLRQRLSLMGIALPSDLTAEGGQLSSDPMEDVCQQLYIARFISNTIGRGIARAEAEIEMEAQLESKNFEIARLLERLHCYETMNREMSQRNQEAVEMARRERQRRSRRQRWIWGSITTAIAVGTAAIAWSYLPVGRGSTSAVHDQVSEHDDAAN comes from the exons ATGCCGACCTTTACTGCAATAGCATTTGATAGATTGATAGAGCCTGGAGCTTCGAAACCTGCCTATAAATCTGCTCCGGTGCCAATGCCTGTCCCAAAGAAGCTCGAGAGGCGAAGTAGTGAACCGAAGACTGTAAGAAAGAAGCCCCCCCCTCGTCCTCAATTAAAGCCAGCACTCTATGCCACTCCTGAGGTGACGCCGCTTCTGGATGCGCCCTCTTCTTTCCCTCCCTCTCCGTACATCATCAATCACAAACGGCGTGGCCCACGCCTGCTGAAGAGTTTTTCTGAGGCCAATGTGCAGTCCAAGCAGGAGAATCTTGACAATGAAATTCCTAATGGTATGAGCAATGATGCTGTGGCTGCCAGTTCAGATGGTGATCTTCAAGTGAATTCCACGAACACTGAACCTGTTAAGGAGGAGCAGGTGAATGGCATACATGATACCAACCTTAGTAGCAGTGGCAACAATGGTGGTGACCTTGGGGAGGGACATAGGGAAAGTGAAAGTAGTGGCATTCTTAATGGATCATCACACTTGGATAAAGTAGTGGCATTCAATTTGGAAAGAGAGGGTGAGAGTGAAGACTTTTTTGATCCCCATGATTCAATGAGTTTAAAAAGTTGCACGGATGCTGAGGATAATACTGGTGCAGATCAAGCAGGGAAATTCAGCGCTGCTGGTGGGGAATTTTTTGATGCCTGGGAAG AGCTCTCTTCTGATGGTGGGACTCAAAATTCACATCGTGATATTGAAGCTGAGTTGCGTGAAATAAGGTTGAGTTTATTGATGGAGATAGAGAAGCGGAAGCAAGTTGAAGAATCCCTTAACAGCATGCAAAGCCAGTGGGAGAGACTTAGGCAACGGTTATCTCTTATGGGAATTGCTTTGCCTTCAGATCTTACTGCTGAGGGTGGGCAGCTGAGTTCTGATCCTATGGAAGATGTATGTCAGCAACTTTACATTGCTAGGTTCATATCAAACACTATTGGGAGAGGAATTGCCAGGGCAGAAGCGGAGATTGAAATGGAAGCTCAATTAGAGTCAAAGAACTTTGAGATTGCTCGACTATTAGAACGTCTTCACTGTTATGAGACCATGAATAGGGAGATGTCTCAGAGGAACCAGGAAGCTGTAG AGATGGCACGGCGTGAGAGACAAAGAAGGAGTAGGAGGCAGAGATGGATTTGGGGATCTATTACTACTGCCATTGCAGTTGGTACTGCAGCAATAGCATGGTCCTATCTCCCTGTGGGTAGAGGATCAACATCTGCAGTTCATGATCAGGTTTCTGAACATGATGATGCAGCCAACTAA